DNA sequence from the Strigops habroptila isolate Jane chromosome 4, bStrHab1.2.pri, whole genome shotgun sequence genome:
ATATAGTACGGGGGAACAAAGAGGTATGGCACAGCCTGGTCATTTGAATGGGAGGGTGGGGGAGGAAGGCAGGCCAGAACACTTCAGAAGGAGCTCCCAGGACAGAGCAACCAGTGTTCCGAAGTGGCTCAGCAAAGTTTTAGCCAGGCTTCAGGGGACAGGACCCCAGCTTGGGCCTGCCCTGCTTGTTTGAACTCACACTAGTGAAGGTGAGATGGAAACAAGGACAAGACATCGTGGGTTGCtgggctttgctttgttttttttcctcccctcagTGACACAAGGTTTACTTCTCACCTGCTGGCCTGAGAGACAAAAGATAAACCTCAGCTATTGGCAGTGGCTGTGCAAGACCGACTAGCAAGCTTTTAACATTCAAACATGTGCAGGTATGTGCACACAGATGATGATATTtgacactgaaaacaaatctctGTTTGATCCTGCACAGGATATTTTGCATAGGTAACTTCCTACAAATACAGGAGACAACCATGCAGCAACATAACCAAACCATCAGATACTTCCCAAGTGCAtgcacacaaagcagcagctgctaaAATCTGGCCACCTTTATAGAGCTTCTGGGCACTACAGGTGGTTCTGGCCTGAAGTCTGCTCCCATGGAAATGGTTGAGACTCAACTACTCTGGAAGTAGGCACATGAGAAGGGTGTTAGGAGACGAACAGTTCTGATGCAGAAGGGCAGCGCAGCTCCCCCACCTGTTCTGTAAGCCCTCTGGGGATTTTAGTTTGCACACAAAGATGGTGTTCTCCCCTTTTTTACTGCATAAGTATCACGTAAACTTGGAAAGAGTCAAGTAAATCATTTCTTTGTGTGGACAGCAAGCATACAACAGGTCTGCTCTACATATTCTGTTTGCCAAAATGACAAATTGAAATAGTGATTTTTTGTTACAAgatttttattctccttcacTAAACTGTTTTAAACAAGATTGCTTGCCTAATGCCAGATGAGACAAGTAGTATTAACAGTTACAGATTCTCATGCTTCAACTTGAAATTTAGCAGAAACAGAGTTTACATCATTTTCTTAGTACTAAAATCTCACTTACTCTTAATGTCTTACCAGGAAAATCAGGAGTGTAATTAGtgacagaaatgtatttttctgctgagctcaagatttaatttttataatttttagatttaaaaacaGTCTGCAAAAAGTGTTAAGTACCATGAGCTGTACTGTGCACTGGCACCGCAGCTGTACTGAGGAgtaacttcagcagcagctggcccAGCCATTCCACTGGTGGCAGAACTGATGCACCTTCTGACCGTGCAGTTCTGCCTTCCCAGCCCCAGAGAGAAAGAACACCTCTCTCTTTTACTCATCTTCCAGTTTTAAACGAGAAGATCGCATCTGCCTGATAATTCATGATTTTATAGCAAAAggtagtatttaaaaaaaaatcccaaacaatgCTAAAACATTCATCTTTTAAATAGCAGCTTAATAAAAACAAGGGATAAAGCCTTGCAGGCTAATTTTGAGATCATAAATCAGATTAtttctcctcccccctcccccagtgTAATTAGTTAGCTAAGGAAGTTTACTGATGTCTTAAATCCCAACCCAgcccaaaacccacaaccaacaaaaaagaaaacaaaatacctgTGTGAATGGGAACCGGGGAAGGATGGTGCTCAATGAGCTCTGCTGTATTCTACTGCTGAgcaacaaaatatttcccttcGGTAATGACTGACCTATAAAGCACTTGCTATTCATGACCAATTACAAAACACCATACAGCAGGAAGAAAGTTTTGAGTTATTAAGGTGTCTTAACCATTTTATAAGAGTAAATCCTAAaagtcttttatttaaaaaatagctcTTCACAGATTCTTCTTGTATCCTGTGGAGATGTGACGCTGTGCCCTTCTGTTCTGGAGTCTGTGAAAATTTCATAGTCATTCCCtccctgaaaacaaaagaaggaaaaagcgGAAGAGGATTTAATTCTATTTAACTTAATGTACAGTCAGTCACAGACTTGGGGTGGAAAGGGGACACATAAAGGAAATTATGGAAAgaagggacattttacaagggggaatggctttaaactgacagaggggagatctAGATTAGATACTGTGAAAAACTTCcatgtgagggtgctgaggcgctggcacagggtgcccagagaagctgtggctgccccatccctggcagtgttcaaggccaggttggacacaggggcttggagcaacctggtccagtggaaggtgtccctgcctgtggcaggggttggaactggataagctttaaagtcccttccaacccaaactgctCTATGCTAACACTGTCACATCTGAGATGTCTTCCAGAAAGCTAAATACCTGCAAACCTCCAGTTTGAGATTTTTGCATGATGTGTTTATAGCATAGCTGTGCCAAACCTTCAGCTGAACACCATGAACACTTGCATGAGAGCTTCCTGCCCTGCACATGAGCACTGGTAATGAAAGAGTAGAATTTTAGCTCTGTCTATAGTTTTGTGTAGTTGACTTTTAGAAACTGTTTACTTGTTAGTATCAGGGTGTAAAGCTTGTTACAGGACACTATACCAGCACATGGTATTTCTAACATCTTTTGCCTTATCTTCTTCCTTCcaacttggttttctttccttttagttATACATCATTGTTAAGGCTTGAGCTCTTGCTATTGCAGTACTGTTTTGCCTTGTGGCTACTGGTCTGATGTGACATTTGTAACTGGTTTCAGATCACAGGATCCATTAAAGGTCCTTTCACAGCTGGCGCAGGGAGCAAAGGCAGAGCCACCTGCATGAGCAGAGCTCCCTGAAAGCTGCAGCTTCATGCGCTACAGGAAGCAGTGATCTAATGTTTGTAAGTTGTTTGCCACGTGGCTTCccagtgaggcagcagcagctctggctaCTTCCAAACTCTTAAAATGCTGCACTGCCACTTATAGGGGTTTAAAATCAACTGTCCGTAGCTCTATGCCAGAGGGACAGGTGATTACTTTTGCAGCTGGTTtcaaggggggaaaaaccctttaaagcttctttttcttgtaaaatttggcctttttatgtttataaagCTATAAAGTTCTGTGTAACTTACAAAACTGCAAGTTCCTATACAACTAAGCCTTTTCTGCTAAATCTTAGCCGGACACCATCCTTCAGCCATGCTCAGACAGCTTTAATTTCAGCCCTGTGCTTGCCGTTGCGCTCACTGGCTCTAGACAGGTCTCTGCTCACTATTTTGAAAAGCCTCTAACTTGCCCTGCAGAGGTGTTTAGCTCAGCCCAATGCCTAGGGACAGGGGTTATGTGTAATTTCAGTTCCTCAATGTGGAGACAGAGTGGTTAGCAAAGGAACAGtattaaattaaatggaaaatcaATGTTTAATAAACACCAGCTAACAAGAACCATCAATCTACAATAACCAAATGTGATAATGTTTTACACAGTCATGTCACCTAGGTTTTTAACAGAATTATAGAAGttcaatttaaaaccaaactctATTAAGTCTGTCAAGAACATTGTGTTCACTTCAGGAAACAGAAGTGACACAGCTGTGTCCCAGCACTGCGCTGACCAGTAATGAACCACCAGGTAAACACAGACACGTCTATATTCTGACTTCAATTCCTAACCAACTTCTCAGTTGGTTAGAACCCACAGTGCTTGcgctttaaaagaaaagctccgaaatacatacacaaaacaGTATACTCACTGGCATAGTCTTATCTCCGAAGAAATAAATGGTCTTGTATCCATCATTGGCAACGATTCCTAAGCAGTACCGCTTATCCCAGCCATCTGGGAACACATCGAAGCTTATCTGGCCTCCTTGGAGAGACATGAACCAAGCTGGTGTTAATGTTTTGTtataatttgtttgtttctgttaatgTTTAACTATAAGAACACATTCCTGAGGGGAGAGTAAGTGAGAAAACCTAAACTGGGCAAGATTTTTAGTAGATGGAGCTCTGCAGAAGCCAGAGATACTGCAAGACCCTGGAGTTAAGTCTTAAAGCAAGTGTTTTATAGGGTATCAGTTATTAGTTGTGATTTACAGATTATTACTTACCCATTAAACAAATATGAAAGTCTTAGCATGTTCCCAAGCACTCATGGCTCTCAAAACTGaacctttatttaaaaattacatttaatctttttaacTTTAGAAAGAAATGCCATGACTGAATACAGCAACTGGTGTATGTACAGCCATAAGGTCTTATGCAAAAGACTTGCTAAAGCTTCAGAgtagaaaaaggaggaaatcagCTTTTTTAACACAGCCTGACAGAACAACGAATGCTTCAGTTCAAATCCTGGGACATTACCCATACATAAAAGCATCATTTCCAGTTGAAGCAGGTGTCAAAAAGGTATTTATAACATGCTTTAGGAGAGCCATACTGCAGTTCATTTCTGCCTTAGTgtttccacaccacagcactaATAGCAACCATACTTTTTTATAattctaaaaaataataattaaggCCAGAATGTGATAAGGTATTGGGGGAAAGgaggacaaaaagaaacaaacacatggaaaattaattccCTATTATATCACTTTTCTCTTTAAGCCTGCACTTGcttttggattttctttccttcctcacacACAGCTACAGTGCTGAAGAACCAAGGGCTACTGGAACAGTACTGATAGAGTATTTCTGATCAAAATTGATTCGCAGAAACAACTCTGACTAATCAGAAGCATGTAATATGCTTCAAAATGAGCAGAATCAGTCACCCAACTGACAATAAAAGACAACTAACTGATGACAAGCAACAAAGTTCTCTCTGTTGAtgaatttcaattaaaatgtaCCAAATGAAAGCCTAAGATGAAAAAGAGGCTTAATCTTGCATGCAGTGCCTGCAACCACCCCCAGAGAGAGATCTGTCACACATGTGATAAGTCATATCCTCTTATGGCTATGACATATCCTAAgtgacatttaaattaaatgatattttaaattacattcttttaataTGATACCTATAGAAAATGTGAGGCCTTTTCCTGCAAATTCTCTTCGTAAATCAGCTACAAATTTCTCTCGTATATGttccttctgttaaaaaaataaacacacaacaAACCCAGACATCAGTTACATGCTGTGTTAATTCATCAATAAAAAGATAACCtcaaaaaacaccccaaaaacatCCAAAGGTCTGAGTAACCAGGACTGGTGTGCTAGAGCCACATTTTATTATCACTGAAAGCATAGTGAGAATATTTCCACTTTAACTGGTTACCAACTTGTCAAAAATGAGAGCAAAACTTCATGTAGGTGCTGTGTTATTTACTTTTCTAGCTGAAAATCTTAGAATGCCAAGGGAGTATGCCTTAACTCCTggtaaaattcagttttacacATGGGGGGACTGAGGCATAGGAAGTCTCAAAACTGGTACTAATTTTCTGATGCCATATACTCCAAAAATGGCAGTATATGGGTATTTTCAGAATGCTTTGGGCTTAGGTATCTTTCAGCATCCATTAACTGAGTCCCAGGCAAAGTCTTCTTTTGAGGATCTGGATCTCACTTTTTGTGTTGGGTCAGAAACAGCTGTAGCAGGGAACAGAACTCTGATACCATGGCTCAGATTCATTTAGCTgtgtgcaaaggaaaataaatggtgAAGAGTTTGACCTCAGGTtctaaattctgctttaaagGCTTTAAAGAGTTGACAAGAAAAGGAATAGTTTTATTGATTTGCATGGATATAGGTTGGTATCCTAAAGAGCACTCCACATAAGTATGGTTTTATCTCTGAGAGGGTTTTTCAGGAACATCCTGCAGAGGTAGGGTGTTTGGTACTCTGGATATAGGTTCAGCCAAACCCATCCCTTCTGCAAGTGATCATTGTTCACTAGtgcaacaaacaaaatactatttatttcctgaaatctGAACGAACCACatggaaaagattaaaatgaaaagggaaaaaacaaaaggcacGAAgtataaaagctttttaaaaatcataaccTGGCCATAACTGCCTCTTCCAGAAAAGTTGGATAGTTTTCAAGAGTTGTAACTCACTTTATCAAGTTCATAGAACTCAACTCGTTCTTCCTGGCTGCAGCTTCTTCCAATGGGAGACACATTTAACATCCCGTTTCGGAATTCAATAAAAGTGCCCCTGAAAAAGAATTGGTTGAGAcagaaaatagatgaaaaattgcacaaaatactgaatattaCAATGAACTTTTGTTTAATTCCAAACCCAACAGGATTATTAATTTTTTGCTGAGCAGCCTGCTTTACACATGGATGTTCAACACTCTGCCATGGACAACATGGTGACGCtggtgtgtgcacacacatacctTTTCTTTGGCAGTTTAATCTTCGCAATGTAACTCAGGCAGTAGTTGATCAGATCCTGAAGTATGTCCTCGCCCAGGTACCCCTGAATGTTCTAACAAAATAACACCATTCAGTCAAGGTCTAGAATTAGTGATCCTAAAAACAAGTCACGTGGAAAACACAGATACTGGATAATTGGGCACAGTTAATACCACAAAGGAACATGCCTTCAGGAAGTAGCTCTCAGCTGATGCACACATGGTGCTAACTAAAGgctctcatttttctctttgtttacttcctttttttaaaccatAGCACCAAACTCTAATTTAATATGTTCCCTACTAGTATCTGCTTTAGAAggaatattaatttatttacctTCTAGCTTATGCGACATATCCAGATGTGCACTCTGAATTAATACTAAAAAGCAGCTATAACAGATCTATGAGAAACTTTCTGAAGCCTAAAGCCCAGCAGACATCAACTATGAAATGCCATATTCCACAGggcctccaggagcagggggctCGGCCACATTTCCTATGGACAAGCTGAGGGAAAAGCTGTTCCAGGATTTTCACTGTTCTTATTTGATCAAACACTCCAGACTCTGAGAGCTGCTGGGTTGGAGAATATCCCAAAGAATAAAGCTGGAGGTGTGACTGTCATTACATGAATCAGGAGTGCCAAATGAATGCCAGATGAATGatcagagctggagcagctctgctctggaaacaggctgagagctgggcttgttcagcctggagaagagaaggctccagggagacctcagagccTTTTTCTAtagcctaaaggggctacaagaaacctggagaggggctttttacacggggtctgtagggacaggacatggggaaatggctttaacctgccagaggggagactgagatgagctcttaggcagaagttcttccctgtgagggtgctgaggcgctggcacaggttgcccagagaagctgtggctgccccatccctggcagtgttcaaggccaggttggacacaggggcttggagcaacctgctctagtggaaggtgtccgtgcctgtggcagggggttggaactggatgagctttaaggtcccttccgactCAAACCAtttaatgattctatgatctgttaCAGAGGTGACATGTGA
Encoded proteins:
- the PMM2 gene encoding phosphomannomutase 2, with translation MSAAAPAALCLFDVDGTLTAPRQKITAEMAAFLQELRRKVKVGVVGGSDFEKIKEQLGEDVVEKFDYVFAENGLVAYKDGKFLSKQNIQGYLGEDILQDLINYCLSYIAKIKLPKKRGTFIEFRNGMLNVSPIGRSCSQEERVEFYELDKKEHIREKFVADLRREFAGKGLTFSIGGQISFDVFPDGWDKRYCLGIVANDGYKTIYFFGDKTMPGGNDYEIFTDSRTEGHSVTSPQDTRRICEELFFK